A genomic segment from Sphingopyxis sp. DBS4 encodes:
- a CDS encoding TetR/AcrR family transcriptional regulator has product MNIAGVSRPKRTETAAPNSTSPADERGPPKKPRGRPSTKARKREELIDGATALFNARGISATSLTDVADVLDLSRATVYYYVSDRTELVFQCYMRACELAAEDLAQASLAANGFARVATYIRRALTPDRPPVAVMTEINSLTPDIASLIRKANDRNVTALVGFIAQGIDDGSIRRCDPIVVAQAIIGMLAWSQLLPQWSDQGSGPKLRHRAMESMIDLLTSGLAADRAMQFECPVSAEQFQPKIENIFDRKESANFKIAQLLATASALFNRNGIEATSLDEIAAAMGLTKGAVYHYLDDKADLVEHCYERSFELYDRFVDAAHAHGGNGLEAAMINAHLNIQAQAGTLSPLMPQPGFEGMPKTIRDRLHRRASSQNSAVARALAMGAAEGVARECDAPLVTHMCAGAFGWLPKWLPVVGGPDPCDIADAICDLLLRGLTPEPAD; this is encoded by the coding sequence GTGAATATCGCGGGCGTCTCTCGACCGAAACGGACGGAAACCGCCGCGCCGAATTCCACGTCACCGGCGGATGAACGCGGCCCGCCTAAAAAGCCGCGCGGGCGCCCATCGACCAAGGCACGCAAGCGCGAGGAACTGATCGACGGAGCCACCGCGCTGTTCAACGCGCGGGGAATTTCGGCGACGAGCCTGACTGACGTCGCCGACGTCCTCGATCTGTCTCGCGCCACGGTCTACTATTATGTCAGCGACCGCACCGAACTGGTGTTCCAATGCTACATGCGCGCATGCGAACTGGCAGCCGAGGATCTGGCGCAAGCGAGCCTCGCCGCCAACGGCTTCGCCCGGGTAGCGACCTATATCCGGCGCGCGCTCACTCCCGACCGGCCCCCCGTCGCCGTGATGACCGAAATCAATTCGCTCACCCCCGACATCGCAAGCCTGATCCGCAAGGCCAACGACCGCAACGTCACGGCTCTTGTAGGTTTCATCGCGCAAGGGATCGACGACGGCAGCATTCGCCGCTGCGATCCGATCGTGGTCGCACAGGCGATCATCGGAATGCTCGCCTGGTCGCAATTGCTGCCGCAGTGGTCCGATCAGGGAAGCGGGCCGAAGTTGCGGCACCGCGCGATGGAGAGCATGATCGACCTGCTGACCTCGGGCCTCGCGGCCGATCGGGCGATGCAGTTCGAATGCCCCGTGTCCGCGGAGCAATTCCAGCCTAAGATCGAGAATATCTTCGATCGCAAGGAATCGGCGAATTTCAAGATTGCGCAGCTGCTCGCGACCGCATCCGCGCTGTTCAACCGCAACGGGATCGAAGCGACCTCGCTCGACGAGATTGCCGCGGCGATGGGTCTGACCAAGGGCGCGGTCTATCATTATCTCGACGACAAGGCGGATCTGGTCGAACATTGTTACGAGCGTTCATTCGAGCTGTATGACCGGTTCGTCGATGCGGCGCACGCGCATGGCGGCAACGGCCTCGAAGCCGCAATGATCAACGCGCATCTCAACATCCAGGCGCAGGCGGGGACGCTGTCGCCACTCATGCCACAACCGGGGTTCGAGGGAATGCCCAAGACCATTCGCGACCGGCTGCACCGACGCGCGAGCAGCCAGAACAGCGCCGTTGCGCGTGCGCTGGCGATGGGTGCGGCGGAAGGGGTGGCGCGCGAATGCGATGCGCCGCTCGTCACCCACATGTGCGCCGGCGCCTTCGGCTGGCTGCCTAAATGGCTGCCGGTGGTCGGCGGTCCCGACCCCTGCGATATCGCTGACGCGATTTGCGATCTGCTGTTGCGCGGACTGACGCCCGAACCCGCCGATTAG
- a CDS encoding carboxymuconolactone decarboxylase family protein — protein sequence MRLRTPRVPPLPDTELNAEQRDILDSVHPLARNANLFRTMLRFPEAMKGLTAWGRYIQGRKNDLQGRFKEIVILRTAYRGKAAYEWSHHHRIGRETGLTDGELLALKDRRPDHCWNRADAVLIAACDELMADDFISDATWEEMARHFSPKEMVDIVLTSGHYAQVGRIVNALGIQIDEGAHFDPDLVDPI from the coding sequence ATGCGCCTTCGGACTCCGCGGGTTCCACCGCTACCCGACACCGAACTGAACGCCGAGCAGCGAGACATTCTCGATTCGGTCCACCCGCTGGCCCGGAATGCGAATCTGTTTCGCACGATGCTGCGCTTTCCGGAGGCTATGAAGGGGCTGACCGCTTGGGGACGTTATATCCAAGGCCGGAAGAACGACCTTCAGGGGCGTTTCAAGGAAATCGTCATCCTGCGCACCGCCTATCGTGGCAAGGCCGCCTATGAATGGTCACATCACCATCGCATCGGCCGCGAAACCGGGCTGACAGACGGCGAACTCCTGGCGCTCAAGGACCGACGGCCCGATCATTGCTGGAACCGGGCCGATGCGGTGCTGATCGCCGCGTGCGACGAACTGATGGCGGATGATTTCATCAGCGACGCGACCTGGGAGGAGATGGCGCGGCATTTTTCTCCCAAGGAGATGGTCGATATCGTGCTGACGTCGGGACATTATGCGCAGGTCGGGCGGATCGTGAACGCGCTCGGCATCCAGATCGACGAGGGCGCTCACTTCGATCCCGATCTTGTAGACCCGATCTAA
- a CDS encoding crotonase/enoyl-CoA hydratase family protein — MTKDFETLLFAVEDGVATITLNRPDRMNAFTPQMATDLIAAFDITDAEDAVKAVIVTGAGERAFCAGADLGAGGNTFDYNSYDGAEALPQANGVYRDIGGLVTLRIFDSLKPVIAAVNGASAGVGASMQLAMDIRIASTSARFGFVFARRGIAPDAAASWFLPRIVGIGTALAWTCSGRVLPAEEALARGLVQSLHAPDELMAAAQAIAREIVDNCAPVSVAVTRRLMWDMLGAAHPMDAHRADSRAIQARGLSADVKEGVTAFLEKRAPTYPDRVSDGLPDMYPGRSVPSFY; from the coding sequence GTGACCAAGGATTTCGAAACCCTGCTGTTCGCGGTCGAGGATGGCGTTGCGACGATCACGCTGAATCGGCCTGATCGGATGAATGCGTTCACGCCGCAGATGGCGACCGACCTGATCGCCGCCTTCGACATCACCGACGCCGAAGACGCCGTGAAGGCAGTGATCGTCACCGGCGCTGGTGAGCGTGCCTTTTGCGCCGGGGCCGATCTGGGGGCGGGCGGCAACACCTTCGATTATAACAGCTATGACGGCGCCGAGGCGTTGCCGCAGGCGAACGGCGTCTACCGCGACATCGGTGGGCTCGTCACGCTGCGGATCTTCGATAGCCTCAAGCCGGTGATCGCTGCGGTCAACGGTGCGTCGGCGGGGGTCGGGGCGTCGATGCAACTGGCGATGGATATCCGGATCGCATCGACCAGCGCGCGGTTCGGCTTCGTCTTCGCGCGCCGGGGAATCGCGCCCGACGCCGCTGCATCGTGGTTCCTGCCGCGTATCGTCGGCATTGGCACCGCGCTCGCCTGGACCTGCAGTGGGCGGGTGCTGCCCGCGGAGGAAGCACTGGCGCGCGGGCTGGTGCAATCGCTGCATGCGCCGGACGAACTGATGGCGGCGGCGCAGGCGATCGCGCGCGAGATCGTGGACAATTGCGCGCCGGTTTCGGTCGCCGTCACGCGGCGGCTGATGTGGGACATGCTGGGCGCGGCGCACCCAATGGACGCGCACCGCGCCGACAGCCGGGCGATCCAGGCGCGCGGGCTCTCCGCCGATGTCAAGGAAGGCGTGACCGCGTTCCTCGAGAAACGCGCGCCGACCTATCCCGATCGCGTTTCGGACGGACTGCCCGACATGTATCCGGGTCGCAGTGTCCCGTCGTTTTACTGA
- a CDS encoding acyl-CoA dehydrogenase family protein — MLQTHNRTAFTESHALFRDEVRKFFAKHLHPNLDRWERDGIVDRDFWRACGAAGLLCPTMPSEYGGLGADFGYNIIIDEEMTYAGCSAGLGLQSDIAGDYILSYGSEDQKRTWLPRMISGEAIAAIAMTEPSTGSDLQGVRTTAIRDGDDYVINGSKTYITNGQNADIVITVAKTDPAQGAKGISLILVEAERSGFTRGRNLDKIGQHCADTSELFFTDVRVPVANRMGAEGAGFGYLMSQLPQERLSIAAAAQAGAQRAFDEAVRFTKERRAFGQPVFDFQNTRFTLADLAAELQVGWAHLDWCIARHIAGDLTAVEGSAAKLWHSELQWKCCDAALQLHGGAGYMNEYPIARLWRDARVQRIYGGTSEIMKEVIGRSL, encoded by the coding sequence ATGCTGCAAACCCACAACCGCACCGCCTTCACCGAAAGCCACGCGCTGTTTCGGGACGAGGTACGCAAATTCTTCGCAAAGCACCTTCATCCCAATCTCGACCGCTGGGAGCGCGACGGCATCGTCGATCGGGATTTCTGGCGCGCCTGTGGCGCCGCGGGGTTGCTCTGCCCCACCATGCCCTCCGAATATGGCGGACTGGGCGCCGATTTCGGCTACAACATCATCATCGATGAGGAGATGACATACGCCGGGTGCTCGGCGGGCCTCGGCCTGCAGTCGGACATCGCCGGCGATTATATCCTTTCCTACGGCTCCGAAGATCAGAAGCGGACATGGCTGCCGCGGATGATTTCGGGCGAGGCGATCGCGGCGATCGCGATGACCGAACCGTCAACCGGGTCGGATCTGCAGGGAGTCCGCACGACCGCGATCCGCGACGGGGACGATTATGTGATCAACGGGTCAAAGACCTATATCACCAACGGCCAGAACGCCGATATCGTGATCACCGTAGCCAAGACCGATCCGGCACAGGGCGCCAAAGGCATATCGTTGATCCTCGTCGAAGCGGAGCGCTCCGGCTTTACGCGCGGGCGCAACCTGGACAAGATCGGCCAGCATTGCGCAGACACGTCCGAACTCTTCTTCACCGACGTGCGCGTTCCCGTTGCCAACCGGATGGGTGCCGAGGGGGCGGGCTTCGGTTATCTGATGTCGCAACTGCCGCAGGAGCGGCTCAGCATCGCCGCCGCTGCGCAAGCCGGGGCGCAGCGGGCCTTCGACGAGGCTGTGCGGTTCACCAAGGAACGCCGAGCCTTCGGTCAGCCGGTCTTCGATTTTCAGAATACGCGCTTCACGCTCGCGGATCTGGCCGCCGAACTGCAGGTCGGCTGGGCGCATCTCGACTGGTGCATCGCACGCCATATCGCCGGCGACCTTACCGCCGTAGAGGGGTCGGCGGCGAAGCTCTGGCACAGCGAGCTGCAATGGAAATGCTGCGATGCCGCGCTGCAACTCCACGGCGGAGCGGGCTATATGAACGAATACCCGATCGCACGCCTGTGGCGCGACGCGCGCGTGCAGCGCATCTATGGCGGCACGTCGGAAATCATGAAGGAAGTGATCGGCCGGTCGCTCTGA
- a CDS encoding SDR family oxidoreductase: protein MSETMLITGCSTGLGQALAVAAAREGYKVYATMRDLAKRDGLATRAAEAGVAIEIRRLDVRDSASIAAVGEEIIAIDGRIDVLVNNAGVGFVRSTEQASEAEIAAVVDVNQMGVIRCTKAVLPHMRRQRSGRVLTISSVGGLVGQPFNEIYCATKFALEGYMEALACYVGPVFNIHFTILEPGGIQSEFANSTLAQLAATGGILDDEYRPVLEQYMGTVQGREWANSPYQSAEEVAAVVLSCARSETPPVRMRTSPWGEELCRLKTDVDPDGRKMQAMVGEMFLGQG from the coding sequence ATGTCGGAAACGATGCTGATCACGGGATGCTCGACGGGATTGGGGCAAGCGCTCGCCGTGGCAGCGGCGCGCGAAGGGTATAAGGTCTATGCCACGATGCGTGACCTTGCGAAACGGGACGGCCTCGCGACCCGCGCTGCCGAGGCGGGGGTCGCGATCGAGATTCGCCGGCTTGACGTTCGCGACAGCGCAAGCATCGCGGCGGTTGGGGAGGAGATCATCGCGATCGACGGCCGGATCGATGTGCTTGTCAATAACGCTGGCGTCGGCTTCGTCCGATCGACCGAACAGGCGTCCGAGGCCGAGATCGCCGCCGTTGTCGACGTCAATCAGATGGGAGTCATTCGCTGCACCAAGGCGGTACTCCCTCATATGCGGCGTCAGCGATCGGGGCGCGTGCTGACGATATCGTCGGTGGGCGGGCTGGTCGGCCAGCCCTTCAACGAGATTTATTGCGCGACCAAATTTGCGCTCGAAGGTTATATGGAAGCCCTCGCTTGCTATGTCGGGCCGGTGTTCAACATCCATTTCACGATTCTCGAGCCGGGCGGCATCCAGTCGGAATTCGCGAACAGCACGCTGGCCCAGCTTGCGGCGACCGGCGGCATCCTCGACGACGAATATCGTCCCGTCCTCGAGCAATATATGGGAACGGTCCAGGGCCGCGAGTGGGCGAACAGCCCCTATCAGAGCGCCGAGGAGGTGGCGGCGGTCGTTCTGTCATGCGCCCGATCCGAGACGCCGCCGGTCCGTATGCGCACATCACCCTGGGGCGAGGAGCTTTGCCGCCTTAAGACCGATGTCGATCCAGATGGCCGGAAGATGCAGGCGATGGTCGGCGAGATGTTCCTCGGACAGGGGTGA
- a CDS encoding TetR/AcrR family transcriptional regulator — MQSESSLSTATRSKRAPKQAQLGRTTRAILDAAAALLAESGYRALTIEQISQRSGVARSSIYRRWRNTAELAIDAFDTALGPNPPIPDEGDIRSDLVLLYKRFTRILERPIWRSVFPSIIEASQTDSRFDGLLSALVGARRESERSIFRRAIERGEIRADAPVEWALDAMTGAYYHRLLMTGADLGEEGMTEWLVDSILTRMRVPPES; from the coding sequence ATGCAATCAGAATCATCGCTTTCCACCGCCACCCGCTCCAAGCGCGCACCCAAGCAGGCGCAGCTTGGGCGCACGACGCGGGCGATCCTCGACGCAGCGGCGGCCTTGCTGGCCGAATCGGGTTATCGCGCTCTGACAATCGAACAGATTTCGCAACGCAGCGGCGTTGCAAGATCGAGCATCTATCGCCGCTGGCGCAACACGGCGGAGCTCGCCATCGATGCCTTCGACACCGCGCTGGGCCCCAATCCGCCCATCCCCGACGAAGGCGATATCCGGTCGGATCTGGTCCTGCTTTACAAGCGCTTCACGCGGATTCTCGAACGTCCGATCTGGCGCTCGGTCTTCCCCTCGATCATCGAAGCGTCGCAGACCGACAGCCGCTTCGACGGGCTGCTGAGCGCCTTGGTGGGCGCGCGCCGGGAAAGCGAGCGCAGCATTTTCCGGCGTGCGATCGAACGCGGCGAGATACGCGCCGATGCGCCAGTCGAATGGGCGCTCGACGCGATGACTGGCGCCTATTACCATCGTTTGCTGATGACAGGCGCGGACCTTGGCGAGGAAGGAATGACCGAATGGCTGGTCGATAGCATCCTGACCCGGATGCGCGTGCCACCCGAATCCTGA
- a CDS encoding NAD(P)/FAD-dependent oxidoreductase, with the protein MASVHALAVDGQDEAFIRRMLKQANMNVLRLALYQQTRDPELAAMEVATEGRDGSPFLFTRVRREHYDRIQEKALAYLLNAPRAAPPPTRAEAAAMMEMFLGKTLSVEHLEFGWEDLSFEGFARRACWEKKPAAEILGQYHVTIVGAGFSGLLAGIQLDLLGIPYRIIDRQAGIGGTWYLNDYPEARVDITSFIYQFKFEKDYPWKSHYATQAELQDYLAHIVDKYRLRDRIHLSTALQDARWDAEKAKWTLRVRHPDGRVETTDSDFVISASGLFSTPRLPDIPGIETFGGKMFHTTAWDHGYDYAGKRVAVIGTGSTGAQLVRGVAETAGSLTIYQRTPNWVNPTPGYRNPVSTELRWLLDNMPGYAAWYSYHHFTSQLQVEDLQILDPEWRANGGLINEKNDRLREDLKAYVRSKVGDDDELYAKLIPDYAPLSRRLVVDNDWYDTLLRDNVTLQTNGIARFTETGIIANDGTLENYDLVVLSAGFDVERYLWPVEYIGREGVTLKDLWEKDGARAHLTMTLPGFPNFAIMYGPNAGIVTGSFHSWIEVLSRYICGLITHTIEGDARSFEVRHEAYQSYNDRMDVALKAMLLEEEGGGGGYYINSFGRPGVSLPWTLEQWYALIRTPDCDEFRFE; encoded by the coding sequence ATGGCGTCGGTCCATGCGCTGGCAGTAGATGGTCAGGACGAAGCCTTCATTCGCCGGATGCTGAAGCAAGCGAATATGAACGTGCTGCGGCTTGCGCTGTATCAGCAGACACGCGACCCCGAACTTGCCGCAATGGAGGTCGCGACCGAAGGCCGCGATGGTAGCCCCTTTCTCTTCACCAGGGTCCGGCGCGAGCATTATGACCGGATTCAGGAGAAGGCGCTGGCCTATTTGCTCAATGCTCCGCGCGCTGCGCCGCCACCGACGCGAGCCGAGGCGGCGGCGATGATGGAGATGTTTCTTGGCAAGACGCTGTCGGTCGAACATCTGGAATTCGGCTGGGAGGATCTGAGCTTCGAGGGTTTCGCGCGTCGTGCGTGCTGGGAGAAGAAGCCGGCCGCCGAAATCCTTGGCCAATATCACGTCACCATCGTCGGGGCGGGGTTCAGCGGATTGCTCGCGGGCATTCAGCTCGATCTTCTGGGTATTCCGTACCGGATCATCGATCGCCAGGCAGGCATAGGCGGCACATGGTATCTCAACGACTATCCCGAGGCACGGGTCGATATCACCTCCTTCATCTACCAATTCAAGTTCGAGAAGGACTATCCTTGGAAGAGCCATTATGCGACCCAGGCCGAGCTACAGGATTATCTCGCGCATATCGTCGACAAATATCGACTGCGCGACCGGATCCATCTGAGCACTGCGTTGCAGGATGCGCGCTGGGACGCGGAAAAGGCGAAATGGACCTTGCGTGTCCGCCATCCCGACGGCCGCGTCGAAACGACCGACAGCGATTTTGTCATCAGTGCGAGCGGGCTGTTCAGCACGCCCAGACTCCCCGACATTCCGGGGATTGAGACCTTCGGCGGCAAGATGTTCCACACGACCGCATGGGACCATGGCTATGATTATGCGGGCAAGCGCGTCGCGGTCATTGGCACGGGTTCGACGGGTGCGCAGCTCGTCCGCGGAGTGGCCGAAACCGCGGGGTCGCTGACCATCTATCAGCGCACTCCGAACTGGGTGAATCCCACCCCCGGCTATCGCAATCCCGTATCGACCGAATTGCGCTGGCTCCTCGACAATATGCCTGGCTATGCAGCCTGGTATTCCTACCATCATTTCACTTCGCAACTACAGGTCGAGGATCTTCAGATACTCGACCCCGAATGGCGCGCGAACGGCGGCCTTATCAACGAGAAGAACGACCGGCTGCGCGAGGACCTGAAAGCCTATGTTCGCAGCAAGGTCGGCGACGACGACGAACTCTACGCCAAGCTGATCCCTGATTATGCACCGCTATCGCGCCGATTGGTCGTCGACAATGACTGGTACGACACGCTGTTGCGCGACAATGTGACATTGCAGACGAACGGCATCGCCCGCTTCACCGAAACAGGGATTATCGCCAACGACGGCACGCTGGAGAATTATGATCTCGTCGTCCTGTCGGCCGGCTTCGACGTCGAGCGCTATTTGTGGCCGGTCGAATATATTGGCCGCGAGGGTGTGACGCTCAAGGATTTGTGGGAAAAGGACGGTGCGCGCGCACACCTGACGATGACGTTGCCGGGATTCCCGAATTTCGCGATCATGTACGGCCCCAACGCGGGTATCGTCACCGGCAGCTTTCATTCGTGGATAGAGGTGCTTTCACGCTATATCTGCGGCCTCATCACCCATACGATCGAAGGCGATGCCAGGAGTTTCGAGGTCCGGCACGAGGCGTATCAATCCTACAACGACCGGATGGACGTCGCACTGAAGGCGATGCTGCTGGAGGAAGAGGGTGGTGGGGGCGGATATTATATTAACAGCTTCGGCCGTCCAGGCGTCAGCCTGCCGTGGACGCTTGAACAATGGTATGCGCTGATCAGGACGCCCGATTGCGACGAGTTCCGGTTCGAATGA
- a CDS encoding MFS transporter, with product MFHIDASAGKPPLSVKIMYGSGQGVDAATQVGLNTFLLYYLTAVCGFSGSAAGLVFFLSLTLDALLDPLIGRTSDRYRSRWGRRLPFMAAALVPMAGSAFAIFSIPEGLGEAGLFLYVLLFNVALRLALSIFALPYAALTAELSDDYGERSAISGFRALFIFLGTLACLIPGSAVILSGDKLQSPDAYRLFGVWLALLILLFGTACLAGIRRTVLALPTPPVEETSPRFVTELANLVRNAAFVRLFAAAVLVLVGQGITLALNIHAFRYFWHVSADQLQLPLMVLVVGQALGLPVAGLLLRVVEKRSGIVCAVIGTAGYTVMIALLALAGVLPVGTNLSLALLVANAIILGAASTLFVICLFSMMADAVDEHDYLFGVRREALYAAALMLGIKAATGIGGFVAGVGLQFIGFSAQGPANAAGQPPFPGVEAINHLGLLWGALPSLLLFSSLPLLLRYPVTRTRHAFVIEELDKRASGAAAQGQ from the coding sequence ATGTTTCATATAGATGCCAGTGCTGGCAAGCCGCCGCTTTCGGTGAAAATCATGTACGGTAGCGGGCAGGGAGTCGATGCGGCGACCCAGGTCGGATTGAACACCTTCCTTCTCTATTATCTAACGGCGGTTTGCGGTTTCTCGGGTTCCGCCGCCGGGCTCGTTTTCTTTCTGTCGCTGACGCTCGACGCCTTGCTGGATCCGCTGATCGGCCGCACATCGGACCGGTACCGGTCGCGCTGGGGACGCAGGCTCCCTTTCATGGCCGCAGCTCTGGTGCCGATGGCGGGGTCGGCCTTTGCGATCTTCTCGATCCCCGAGGGGCTCGGCGAGGCCGGTCTGTTCCTTTATGTGCTGCTGTTCAACGTCGCGCTCCGCCTCGCGCTCTCGATATTCGCGCTGCCTTATGCCGCGCTGACGGCGGAACTCAGCGACGATTACGGCGAGCGATCGGCGATTTCGGGGTTTCGCGCCCTGTTCATCTTCCTCGGCACGCTCGCGTGCCTGATACCCGGCTCGGCGGTCATCCTGTCGGGCGACAAGCTGCAATCCCCCGATGCTTACCGTCTTTTCGGCGTCTGGCTTGCCTTGCTGATCCTGCTCTTCGGCACGGCCTGCCTGGCAGGAATCCGCAGGACCGTTCTGGCGCTCCCGACCCCGCCGGTTGAGGAGACGTCGCCGCGCTTCGTAACTGAGCTTGCGAATCTGGTCCGCAATGCCGCTTTCGTGCGTCTGTTCGCTGCCGCTGTTCTGGTTCTGGTCGGACAGGGCATCACGCTAGCGCTGAATATCCATGCCTTCCGTTACTTTTGGCATGTGTCTGCGGACCAACTTCAATTACCGTTGATGGTGCTTGTGGTGGGTCAAGCGCTGGGGTTGCCGGTGGCCGGACTGCTGCTGCGCGTCGTGGAAAAGCGCAGCGGTATCGTCTGCGCGGTGATCGGCACTGCGGGCTATACGGTCATGATCGCGCTGTTGGCGCTGGCCGGTGTGTTGCCCGTCGGCACAAATCTCAGCCTGGCGCTGCTCGTGGCGAATGCGATCATACTCGGCGCGGCCTCCACCCTCTTCGTCATTTGCCTGTTTTCGATGATGGCGGACGCGGTCGATGAACACGACTATCTGTTCGGCGTCCGGCGGGAGGCGCTTTACGCTGCCGCGCTGATGCTGGGGATCAAGGCGGCGACGGGGATCGGCGGTTTCGTGGCGGGTGTCGGGCTCCAGTTCATCGGCTTTTCGGCCCAAGGGCCAGCGAACGCGGCGGGCCAGCCGCCGTTTCCTGGGGTGGAAGCGATCAACCACCTCGGTCTGCTGTGGGGCGCGCTGCCATCGCTGCTGCTGTTCTCATCGCTGCCTCTGCTCCTCCGCTATCCCGTCACTCGGACGCGTCACGCCTTCGTGATCGAAGAACTCGACAAGCGAGCGTCCGGCGCGGCCGCTCAGGGCCAGTGA
- a CDS encoding DMT family transporter has protein sequence MREGRMIAAASPSSAAPQHYLGGIALRLLAMASLSFMFVLVKYIAADGIHIVESLFWRQAMVLPLLVLWALTHGGLGLFRTRRIGVHARRAAMGLTGMALNFGGMIYLPMAEATTINLSVPIICVFLAAALLGERVGPARWSAVFVGFAGVLIVLNPTSLLTQGFAGDHGLGTLIALGGAVMTALITIQVRDLGRTESALTIVFWFSLISLIPLGLALPFVITPHGAAEWGLLAGLGLLGAVAQLSLTGALRLAPVSVVTPMDYSSLLWSIACGWWFFGTLPADTTWAGAPLIVASGLFIAWREHRRHIERVKEVAA, from the coding sequence ATGCGCGAAGGCCGCATGATCGCCGCCGCGTCCCCCTCCTCCGCCGCTCCGCAGCATTATCTCGGCGGTATCGCGCTGCGTCTGCTCGCGATGGCGAGCCTGTCATTCATGTTCGTGCTCGTGAAATATATCGCCGCCGACGGCATCCACATCGTCGAAAGCCTGTTCTGGCGGCAGGCGATGGTGCTGCCGCTGCTCGTCCTCTGGGCGCTGACCCATGGCGGGCTCGGCCTGTTCCGTACCCGGCGGATCGGCGTCCACGCGCGCCGCGCCGCGATGGGGCTGACCGGGATGGCGCTCAATTTCGGCGGCATGATCTATCTGCCGATGGCCGAGGCGACGACGATCAACCTGTCGGTGCCGATCATCTGCGTCTTCCTGGCCGCCGCGCTGCTCGGCGAGCGCGTCGGGCCGGCACGCTGGAGCGCGGTGTTCGTGGGCTTCGCCGGCGTGCTGATCGTCCTCAATCCGACCTCGCTGCTGACCCAGGGTTTCGCGGGCGATCACGGTCTCGGCACGCTGATCGCGCTCGGCGGCGCAGTGATGACCGCGCTGATCACCATCCAGGTGCGCGACCTCGGCCGCACCGAAAGCGCGCTGACGATCGTCTTCTGGTTCAGCCTGATCTCGCTGATCCCGCTCGGCCTTGCGCTGCCCTTCGTCATCACGCCGCACGGGGCGGCGGAGTGGGGCCTGCTCGCCGGGCTCGGCCTGCTCGGCGCAGTGGCGCAATTGTCGCTGACCGGCGCGCTGCGCCTCGCGCCGGTGTCGGTGGTGACGCCGATGGACTATTCGAGCCTGCTCTGGTCGATCGCCTGCGGCTGGTGGTTCTTCGGCACCCTGCCCGCCGACACGACCTGGGCGGGGGCGCCGCTGATCGTCGCGAGCGGCCTGTTCATCGCCTGGCGCGAGCATCGCCGCCATATCGAACGCGTGAAGGAAGTCGCCGCATGA
- a CDS encoding glutathione S-transferase family protein: MSQPILYHCPDARSLRCLWAVEEAGIDVDLRILKFPPRAFEPDYRAVNPLMTVPGWVEDGRLMTESAAICERIAEGTELEVRRDEADYWDYRNWLHRSDATLTFPLAIMIRYTRVEPEERRLAQAVADYRAFFGGRARSVEAALTDGREWLVAGRFTIADIVIGYAAFLATTLGAEDVLGEATQDWLARCMAREGFIRARARQKN, translated from the coding sequence ATGAGCCAGCCTATCCTCTATCATTGCCCCGACGCGCGCTCGCTCCGCTGCCTGTGGGCGGTCGAGGAGGCCGGGATCGACGTCGACCTGCGCATCCTGAAATTCCCGCCGCGCGCCTTCGAGCCCGACTACCGCGCGGTAAACCCGCTGATGACGGTGCCCGGCTGGGTCGAAGACGGACGACTGATGACCGAATCGGCCGCCATCTGTGAACGGATCGCCGAAGGGACGGAGTTGGAGGTGCGCCGCGACGAGGCCGATTATTGGGATTACCGCAACTGGCTCCACCGCAGCGACGCGACGCTGACCTTTCCGCTCGCGATCATGATCCGCTACACCCGCGTCGAGCCCGAGGAACGCCGCCTCGCACAGGCGGTCGCGGACTATAGGGCCTTCTTCGGCGGGCGGGCGCGGAGCGTCGAGGCGGCGCTGACGGACGGACGCGAGTGGCTGGTGGCGGGGCGCTTCACGATTGCCGACATCGTTATCGGCTATGCGGCGTTTCTGGCGACCACGCTTGGCGCGGAGGATGTGCTGGGCGAGGCGACGCAGGACTGGCTGGCGCGATGTATGGCGCGCGAGGGGTTCATAAGGGCGCGGGCGCGGCAGAAGAACTGA